A DNA window from Phragmites australis chromosome 11, lpPhrAust1.1, whole genome shotgun sequence contains the following coding sequences:
- the LOC133884351 gene encoding tetraspanin-3-like, whose product MLRGGTSVLGIVNFITFLISIPILGGGIWLASRANSTDCIRFLQWPIIIVGLVLMVISLMGFAGACYRQTWLLRLYLFAMFFVVLALLFFIVFAFAVTDRGDGQVVMNRRFLEYQLTDYSGWLRDRVADPQYWATISACLREGHACAGMRRFARNPNTGMLVPETPDMFYSRNLSPIQSGCCKPPSSCAFTYENETLWTPNPGVPTVVTDLDCSKWSNDQQTLCFQCDSCKAGVLAGIKKSWRKVAILNIVVLIILVIVYVAGCAAFRNAKRIENDEPIGMARMTKSQPSRFQF is encoded by the exons ATGTTGCGCGGTGGCACGAGCGTGCTGGGGATCGTGAACTTCATAACGTTCCTGATCTCGATCCCGATCCTGGGCGGCGGAATCTGGCTGGCGTCCCGGGCCAACTCCACCGACTGCATCCGCTTCCTGCAGTGGCCCATCATCATCGTCGGCCTCGTGCTCATGGTCATCTCCCTCATGGGCTTTGCCGGCGCCTGCTACCGTCAGACCTGGCTCCTCCGCCTCTACCTCTTCGCCATGTTCTTCGTCGTCCTCGCGctcctcttcttcatcgtcTTCGCCTTTGCCGTCACCGACCGCGGCGACGGCCAGGTCGTCATGAACCGTCGCTTCCTCGAGTACCAGCTCACCGACTACAGCGGCTGGCTCAGGGACCGCGTTGCCGACCCGCAGTACTGGGCCACCATCAGTGCCTGCCTCCGCGAGGGCCACGCCTGCGCCGGCATGAGGCGCTTCGCCCGCAACCCCAACACCGGCATGCTCGTCCCCGAGACGCCAGACATGTTCTACTCCCGCAACCTCTCCCCCATTCAG TCTGGATGCTGCAAACCGCCATCATCATGTGCATTCACATATGAGAATGAGACACTGTGGACACCGAACCCCGGTGTTCCGACCGTGGTAACCGACCTTGACTGTAGCAAGTGGAGCAACGACCAGCAGACGCTCTGCTTCCAGTGTGACTCGTGCAAGGCAGGCGTCCTCGCCGGCATCAAGAAGAGCTGGCGCAAGGTTGCCATCCTGAACATTGTTGTGCTGATCATCCTCGTGATCGTGTACGTCGCCGGCTGTGCTGCGTTCCGCAATGCCAAGAGGATCGAGAATGATGAGCCGATCGGCATGGCACGGATGACCAAGTCTCAGCCGAGCAGGTTCCAGTTCTAG